A window of Gracilimonas sediminicola genomic DNA:
TTTGGTCAAAATCTTCGGGATCTGTTTCAAATGGGAACCGTGAACTTAAGTGTGGCTGTGTGGGTGGGATTCATCGCCTTATTTGGAATAGCGGCTGACGGAGGTGTAGTGATGGCAACCTATCTCGACCAATTGTTTGATCGCAAGAAACCGAAGACATCGGCCGAGTTACGAGAAGTGGTGATAGAGGCAAGTACACGAAGGATTCGTCCGACACTCATGACGACAGCCACCACCATCCTTGCTTTGTTACCCGTCCTAACATCCACAGGCCGAGGCTCGGATATTATGGTGCCTATGGCAATCCCGAGTGTAGGTGGCATGTTCCTGCAAATCGTCACATTACTGGTTATACCGGTCCTTTACTACATGTGGAAAGAATTTAAAATGAAAAAAGAATTGTCATGAAAGAAGATCATCGAATAAAGAATATTGAATATCCAACATTGAACGGGATGGGAAGAAAGTCTTCAGCACTCTTTGCGAAACCTCTGCACGCTCTGCGATTAATTGCATTACTTGGCATAATTGCACTGCCTTTTACCGTGCAAGCTCAAACTATTGCCGAATACCAACAACAAGCAGCTAAGAATAATCCCGAGTTGAAGGCTGAATATCAGCACTATCTATCAGCTCTTGAAGAAAGTCCTATTGTTGGTGCTTTGCCCGATCCGGAAGTTGCTTTTGCCTATTTCATCAGTCCGATTGAAACCAGATTGGGACCACAAAAAGCAAGGATTTCACTTACCCAAATGTTTCCCTGGTTTGGAAGCCTCTCAGATAAACGATCAATATCGGAAGCGCAGGCTAAAGCACAATACGAAGTATTTCAGGAGACCCGAAATCGACTGTTTTATCAAACCGAGAAAGCACTTATTGAACTTTATGAGTTAGACCAAAGCTTGGAGATTGCCAACGAAAACCTCGACATCCTAAACTCATTAGTGGAGATAAGTTTGAGCCGATATGAAACAGATCAGGCTTCGCAGGTGGATGTGTTACGGGCTCAAATCGAGCAAGAAGACCTGAAGACGCAAATTGCTTTGCTTGAAGACAACCGGAACGTGTTAATTCAAAAAGTGAATGAGCTTTTGAATGCTGAGGAAGAACAGGTGATCGCCTTACCGGATACGTTAATCCCTGAAATGAGTATAGAAAGCGAGCCGGAATTACTGAGTCAATTGGTTCAGCAAAACCCGTCAATAAATCGCCTTAAATATCAGGAGGACTCCGCCCGCGAAATGAAAACGCTGGCAGTAAAAGACGGGAAACCATCCTTTGGCGTAGGTCTGGATTATATCTTCACTGGAGAACGCTCAGATGTACCAACCTTGGCTGATAATGGCAAAGATGCCATCATGGCCAGAGCCAGTTTTAAAATTCCCCTGTTCCGAAAAAAATACAATGCCAAGGTTCAACAAGCAGAGCTGAATATTCAGTCAGTACAGTCGCAAATAACAAACAAAGAGAATAAACTGGAAACAGATTTATCCTCTTCATTGAGGGACTATTATGATGCGCGGCGGCGGTTTGATTTGTATGACCAGAAGCAGATTCAACGGGTTAATCAGGCACTGAGCATTTTGACCCAGAACTATTCAACCGACAGTTCCAATTTTGAAGAAATTCTACGTATGCAGCGCAAGCTTTTGGGTTATCAACTCAGCCGTATTCAGGCTTTGGTGGATATGCAGGTTTCATCGGCGTATATCGATTATCTAACTGGAAAAAATAACATCAATCTTAATAAATAGATGTAAGCTGTGAGATTTGA
This region includes:
- a CDS encoding TolC family protein; protein product: MKEDHRIKNIEYPTLNGMGRKSSALFAKPLHALRLIALLGIIALPFTVQAQTIAEYQQQAAKNNPELKAEYQHYLSALEESPIVGALPDPEVAFAYFISPIETRLGPQKARISLTQMFPWFGSLSDKRSISEAQAKAQYEVFQETRNRLFYQTEKALIELYELDQSLEIANENLDILNSLVEISLSRYETDQASQVDVLRAQIEQEDLKTQIALLEDNRNVLIQKVNELLNAEEEQVIALPDTLIPEMSIESEPELLSQLVQQNPSINRLKYQEDSAREMKTLAVKDGKPSFGVGLDYIFTGERSDVPTLADNGKDAIMARASFKIPLFRKKYNAKVQQAELNIQSVQSQITNKENKLETDLSSSLRDYYDARRRFDLYDQKQIQRVNQALSILTQNYSTDSSNFEEILRMQRKLLGYQLSRIQALVDMQVSSAYIDYLTGKNNINLNK
- a CDS encoding efflux RND transporter permease subunit; amino-acid sequence: FGQNLRDLFQMGTVNLSVAVWVGFIALFGIAADGGVVMATYLDQLFDRKKPKTSAELREVVIEASTRRIRPTLMTTATTILALLPVLTSTGRGSDIMVPMAIPSVGGMFLQIVTLLVIPVLYYMWKEFKMKKELS